The proteins below are encoded in one region of Phaseolus vulgaris cultivar G19833 chromosome 1, P. vulgaris v2.0, whole genome shotgun sequence:
- the LOC137815498 gene encoding uncharacterized protein — protein sequence MKIFIHSTDKGIWESIENDPFIPQVKKDEVFVDKPSSEWTEAENKKAKFDWIAKNIITSTLSCDEFFRVSQCNSAKEMWDILEVTHEGTTDVKRARKHALIQEYELFRMQKGESICDVQKRFTHIVNHLMSLGKMFDEDELNIKILKCLDRTW from the coding sequence atgaaaatctttatacACTCAACCGATAAGGGTATTTGGGAATCAATTGAAAACGATCCCTTCATACCTCAAGTCAAGAAAGATGAGGTTTTTGTTGATAAACCTTCATCTGAGTGGACTGAGGCTGAAAACAAAAAAGCCAAGTTTGATTGGATAGCCAAAAACATAATAACATCTACTTTAAGctgtgatgaatttttcagggtctcacagtGCAACTCTGccaaggaaatgtgggacatctTAGAAGTCACACATGAAGGCACAACTGATGTCAAGCgagctaggaagcatgctcTGATTCAAGAGTATGAACTCTTCAGGATGCAAAAGGGAGAATCTATCTGTGATGTGCAGAAGAGGTTTACTCACATTGTGAACCATCTTATGAGTCTTGGTAAGATGTTTGATGAGGATGAGCTTAACATCAAGATActgaagtgtcttgatagaacatggTAG